The genomic stretch TAAGACCCATTGAGGATTTCTTGAAGACTCAGGGAAGGTATGCTCACCTCTTTAAATCAGAAGAGGGAATGCAGGTTATCGAGCATATCAAAGAGCTCCTTAAATATAAGCTCAATTATATTAATCACATGGCCGATGCTACCAAAGGTTGTGAGATGAACATTTTTGGACGTTGTGCACTGCCTGATATGGGTTAACTAATTTATCATTTTTTGTAATAGCGAGGAGGACTGCGAATAAGCGGTCCTCCTTTTGTTTTAAAGTAATTTAAAAAAATTATTATTTTAAAATAAAATGTACTCATTTGTAATTTGCTTGTAATTTGTTTAAAATGTATTATATAGTTGTATTTTCCCGGGGAGCTCGAAAGGGCTGAGATAGGCTAGTGCCTGACCCGCAGAACCTGAATCGGATAATACCGACGAAGGGAGAGAAATAAAAAAACTCCCAAAGTCGGGAGTTTTTTTATTTTTTAGAGCGAGGTTAAAATAAATATGTTTTATGAAAAAGATGTTAATAGAGTTTTAGATGCTAATCGCAATAGGTGTATAGAGGGCCTTAGGGTTGTTGAGGACTATTTACGGTTTATAAAAAATGATTCGCATAATTCTTCTAAGATTAGAGATATTAGACATGAAGTATCTCTTATCTTAAATTTTAATCTTTTTCAATCAAGAGATATTGAATCTGACACGGGAAAAGATTATTCACATAGTTTATACGTAGATGAAGATCAGGTTCTTAAGGCCAATCTGTCAAGAGTTAAAGAAAGTTTGAGGGTTTTAGAAGAGTTTTCAAGATTTATAGATACCTCCATCAGTCATCGCATAATGAAAATACGATTTAAGTTTTATGAGATAGAAAAGGAATTGTTATCTAAAAATTTTGAAAGCATTTATATATTGGCAGATTTGAGCTTGGTAAAGGATGAGTCGGATCTTTTTGATGGACTTAATATTTTAGTAAGCAACGAAATAAATCTAATTCAACTCAGGGCCAAAAAATTTTCTACTAAGAAGATTTATGAATTAGGATCTAAAATAAAAGAACTTTTCCCACAGATAAAACTTATTATTAACGATAAAGTTGAGGTAGCTATTGCCTTAGAGTCCTTTGGGGTTCATGTAGGCGAAGAGGAGCTGCCTTTTGGAGTAGTGAGAAGGCTTATGGGGAGAGGTATAGTGGGTGCTACAGTTCACAGCGTTGATGATTTGAGAGCGTCTCAATTGGCCAGTGTAGATTACATTGGCGTTGGAGCAATATATCCTTCATCTACAAAGCCCGAATGTGCATTGAACGGTTTAGGCTTTCTAAAAAAAATTAGGTCTTTAACTACAACTTTTATATATTCTATTGGCGGTATTAATTCAAATAATGCTAAAGCTGTTTTTGATGCTGGGACTGATGGAATTTGTGTGGGAAGCGGCTTTTGGCATGCTAAAGATAGAGATGAAGAGTTAAAAAAATTAATTAATATTTCAACAAATAAGGAGGAAAATTAAATGACCCAGAGAGAGTCGGCATTGAAGGGCGTGTATACCGACGCAATAAAATATGTTGCAGAATATGAGGGTTTGAGCGTTGATTATATATTAGAACAATTAAGTGCTGGTACAATTTGTATTCCAGCGAACATAAATCACAAATCAATGTCTTATAGGGGGGTAGGCAAAGGGTTAAAGACAAAGGTTAATGCCAATATTGGCACATCAAGCGATTTTCCAAATATAGAGGAAGAAATTGCAAAATTGAAGATTGCTATTCAAAGTGGTGCAGATGCGGTAATGGATCTTTCTACAGGAGGGGATCTAATAAAAATTAGAGAGACTCTTTTGGCAGATTGCGATGTGCCATTTGGAACGGTGCCAATATATGAAGTTGCAGTGAATGCGCTTGAAAAATATGGTGCGATAGTAAAGATGGACGTTGATGATTTTTTCAACGTTATTGAAAAACAAGGTGAACAAGGAGTTGACTTTATAACAGTCCATGTCGGTGTCACAAGGTCCTCTATTGAGAGGTTGAGAAAGCAAAAGAGAACTGCAGATATTGTAAGCCGAGGCGGATCTTTTCTAACTGCCTGGATTCTTCACAACGACAAAGAGAATCCTCTTTATGAAAACTATGATAGATTGTTAGAAATTGCGAAAAAGTATGATATGACCCTGTCCTTAGGTGATGGAATGAGACCGGGCGCTTTAGCTGATGCAACTGATAGGTCTCAGATTGAAGAGCTTATAACTTTAGGTGAGCTTACGAAAACTGCTCTTGATTACGGTGTGCAAGTGATGGTCGAGGGACCGGGTCACGTTCCTATCGACCAGATAGAAACTAATATAAAGATACAGAAATCACTTTGTCAGGGAGCTCCATTTTATGTATTAGGCCCCTTAGTGACCGATGTGGCGCCAGGATACGACCATATAACTTCGGCTATTGGAGGAGCTATCGCAGGCATGTATGGAGCAGATTTTTTGTGCTACGTAACTCCAGCCGAACATCTGGGCTTGCCAACCTTAGAGGATGTGAAGGATGGGGTTATTGCTTCAAGGATAGCGGCTCATGCTGCTGATATTGCCAAAGGGGTAAAGGGCGCTCTTAACTGGGACTTAGAGATGGCTCAAGCAAGAAAAGCTCTTGACTGGAAAAAGCAGATCGAGCTTTCTGTAGATCCTGAAAAGTCATCAAGAGTTTATAACAGTAGAAAGTCTGCCGAAGAACAGGGTTGCAGTATGTGTGGCAAGTATTGTGCAATGAAGATCGTCGCAGAGTATCTAAATGTAGATTTGAAAAAATGTTGAAAATTAAGGATCTTGGGGAGTTTGGTTTTATTAATAGCATAAACCCAAAAGAGACAGTGGCCGATCTTAAATTGGGAATTGGTGATGATGCCGCTGTAATTTCCCCACCTGAAGGTTTTGATTTAGTAATTACCACAGATATGCTTGTGGAAGGAAAACACTTCTTGGCTGATACCAACCCTTATGCGGTTGGGTACAGATCTATGTGTGCTAATTTGTCTGATATTGCTGCTATGGGCGCAATACCAAAATTTTATTTTATATCCTTGGGAATAAATCCAGAAAGAGACTTCGATTATATAGAAGATATTTATAAAGGTCTAAATGGCCTTGCTGAGAAGTTTAACACTCATTTAGCTGGCGGAGATACTATTAAATCTGAAAACACGATTATTTCTATTACTTTGATAAGTTATGTTGAAAAATCGATGGCCATAAAAAGAGAAGGAGAGATAGAAGTTGGAGACCTAATCGTCTCTGTAGGTCCCCTGGGTTATTCTGGTGCTGGTTTGGAAGTAATTAAAAACAAGTTTGACGGTTTCGATGAACAGGTAGAGGTTTTTCTATATCCATATCCTCAGGTTATCGCAGGACGTATTTTGGGACAGTCAAAATTGATACGCGTAATGATGGATAATTCTGACGGGTTAGCTAGTTGTATTGAAAATTTGGTTGTTAAAAATGGCTTTGGCGCAATGCTTTTTGAGGAAGAGATATTTGATGAAAAACTTAAAGCTATTGCAGAAATTACAAATAAGGAATATCTTGATTTTGTTTTTAATGGAGGAGAAGATTTTGGGCTTGTGGCAGTAGTGAAGAGAGATAGCTTTTTAGATATTTCTTCCTCTTTGAAAAAATCATCCGATAAGGTAAAGATAATTGGAGAGGTTTGTGACGACAAGAAAGTTGTATTAAAAAAGATAGATGGAAGCATTTGTGCAATCAATAAGTCTGGATATACTCAATTTTAAAGTTTATACAAAAAAAAGATAATATTTAAAGTTAGATATTCGAATTTGCTTAATTATATAAGGAAAAATTTAATAATTAGATTTCATTGATATTTTTTTAGTTATCTTTAGAAATCTTTTATAACGTATGTAATTTTCCTGTTTGACAGATGTTTTATTTATTGGTATGATAGCATTTTGTCTATACTTTAAAATTTTATTTACTAGGAGGTGAACCTCTAAAAGAGGGATTATAGTATGCCCACAATTAATCAATTGGTTCGATATGAACGTGAAAAATTAACAAGAAAATCAAAGTCGCCAGCATTGCAGTCCTGTCCTCAAAGAAGAGGAGTTTGCACAAGAGTTTATACTACTACACCAAAGAAACCTAATTCGGCTCTGAGAAAGGTTGCTCGTGTAAAGCTCACTAATGGATTTGAGGTTACTGCTTATATACCTGGTATTGGACACAATTTACAAGAGCACTCTGTTGTTTTGGTAAGAGGAGGTCGTGTAAAGGACCTTCCTGGTGTTCGTTACCATATTGTAAGAGGGGCTTTAGATGCAGCCGGTGTTCAAAATAGAGCTCAGAGTCGTTCTAAATATGGCTCTAAAAAACCAAAGAAATAAGCTAAAAAGGAGATAAAGTTATGCCTCGACGCGGTGGAACAAGAGTTAGACCTTTAATACCTGATCCAGTTACTGGCAGTACTGTTGTTACAAGAATTATTAATAAGGTTATGTGGGATGGTAAAAAGAGTAAGTCAGAACACATAATGTATGGAGCACTTGACATAGTTGAGAAAGCTGTCGGAGAACCAGGTGTCCAGGCTTTGGAAAAAGCCATACAAAACATAACGCCAATTCTTGAAGTAAGACCAAGGCGTGTCGGTGGTGCTGTTTACCAGATACCTATCGAAGTAGTGCCAAGGAGAGGTTTGGCTCTTGCAATTCGTTGGATTGTAGACGCAGCCAGGGCTAGAACTGGTAAGTCGATGACAGAAAATTTGGCTCAAGAGATCATTGATGGCTTTAGGGGTACAGGAACTGGCATTAAAAAAAGAGAAGATATGCATAAGATGGCAGAGGCCAACAGGGCTTTTGCGCATTATAGGTGGTAAGAAATTAACAAATTAAGGATGGAGTGTTTATGAAACGAGGTTTTTCCATTGATCAATTAAGAAATATTGGTATTGCTGCGCATATTGACGCAGGTAAGACTACCACTACTGAAAGGATTTTGTTCTATTCTGGCAGAATTCATAAAGTTGGTGAAGTCCATGAGGGTACTGCAACTATGGACTGGATGCCTCAAGAGAGAGAAAGAGGCATTACAATAACTTCAGCAGTAACCACTGTTGAATGGAGAGGTTTTAGAATTAATATAATTGACACTCCAGGTCACGTGGACTTTACAATTGAAGTAGAACGTTCATTAAGGGTACTAGATGGCGTCGTAGTTGTACTGTCAGCTGTAGAGGGCGTACAACCACAATCTGAAACCGTTTGGAGACAGGCCAC from Thermodesulfobium sp. 4217-1 encodes the following:
- a CDS encoding thiamine phosphate synthase, encoding MFYEKDVNRVLDANRNRCIEGLRVVEDYLRFIKNDSHNSSKIRDIRHEVSLILNFNLFQSRDIESDTGKDYSHSLYVDEDQVLKANLSRVKESLRVLEEFSRFIDTSISHRIMKIRFKFYEIEKELLSKNFESIYILADLSLVKDESDLFDGLNILVSNEINLIQLRAKKFSTKKIYELGSKIKELFPQIKLIINDKVEVAIALESFGVHVGEEELPFGVVRRLMGRGIVGATVHSVDDLRASQLASVDYIGVGAIYPSSTKPECALNGLGFLKKIRSLTTTFIYSIGGINSNNAKAVFDAGTDGICVGSGFWHAKDRDEELKKLINISTNKEEN
- the thiC gene encoding phosphomethylpyrimidine synthase ThiC, with the translated sequence MTQRESALKGVYTDAIKYVAEYEGLSVDYILEQLSAGTICIPANINHKSMSYRGVGKGLKTKVNANIGTSSDFPNIEEEIAKLKIAIQSGADAVMDLSTGGDLIKIRETLLADCDVPFGTVPIYEVAVNALEKYGAIVKMDVDDFFNVIEKQGEQGVDFITVHVGVTRSSIERLRKQKRTADIVSRGGSFLTAWILHNDKENPLYENYDRLLEIAKKYDMTLSLGDGMRPGALADATDRSQIEELITLGELTKTALDYGVQVMVEGPGHVPIDQIETNIKIQKSLCQGAPFYVLGPLVTDVAPGYDHITSAIGGAIAGMYGADFLCYVTPAEHLGLPTLEDVKDGVIASRIAAHAADIAKGVKGALNWDLEMAQARKALDWKKQIELSVDPEKSSRVYNSRKSAEEQGCSMCGKYCAMKIVAEYLNVDLKKC
- the rpsL gene encoding 30S ribosomal protein S12, which codes for MPTINQLVRYEREKLTRKSKSPALQSCPQRRGVCTRVYTTTPKKPNSALRKVARVKLTNGFEVTAYIPGIGHNLQEHSVVLVRGGRVKDLPGVRYHIVRGALDAAGVQNRAQSRSKYGSKKPKK
- the thiL gene encoding thiamine-phosphate kinase, producing the protein MLKIKDLGEFGFINSINPKETVADLKLGIGDDAAVISPPEGFDLVITTDMLVEGKHFLADTNPYAVGYRSMCANLSDIAAMGAIPKFYFISLGINPERDFDYIEDIYKGLNGLAEKFNTHLAGGDTIKSENTIISITLISYVEKSMAIKREGEIEVGDLIVSVGPLGYSGAGLEVIKNKFDGFDEQVEVFLYPYPQVIAGRILGQSKLIRVMMDNSDGLASCIENLVVKNGFGAMLFEEEIFDEKLKAIAEITNKEYLDFVFNGGEDFGLVAVVKRDSFLDISSSLKKSSDKVKIIGEVCDDKKVVLKKIDGSICAINKSGYTQF
- the rpsG gene encoding 30S ribosomal protein S7, which codes for MPRRGGTRVRPLIPDPVTGSTVVTRIINKVMWDGKKSKSEHIMYGALDIVEKAVGEPGVQALEKAIQNITPILEVRPRRVGGAVYQIPIEVVPRRGLALAIRWIVDAARARTGKSMTENLAQEIIDGFRGTGTGIKKREDMHKMAEANRAFAHYRW